One region of Eupeodes corollae chromosome 1, idEupCoro1.1, whole genome shotgun sequence genomic DNA includes:
- the LOC129943416 gene encoding bursicon, whose product MERSCMCCQESGEREAAVSLFCPKAKNGERKFKKVLTKAPLECMCRPCSSVEESGIVPQEIAGYSDEGPLNNHFRRTNFQ is encoded by the exons ATGGAACGGTCGTGCATGTGTTGTCAGGAATCTGGAGAACGTGAAGCTGCAGTTTCATTATTTTGTCCCAAAGCTAAAAATGGAGAGAGAAAATTTAAGAAG GTTCTTACAAAAGCTCCTCTAGAGTGTATGTGTCGGCCATGTTCATCAGTTGAAGAGTCGGGAATTGTTCCACAAGAAATAGCTGGATATTCAGATGAAGGCCCTCTCAATAATCATTTTAGACGGACAAATTTCCAATAA